A single genomic interval of Pedosphaera parvula Ellin514 harbors:
- a CDS encoding phytanoyl-CoA dioxygenase family protein has translation MESLVIKLVLTLNGSRPPGKGMDLVYVEMSPGDVLFFHSNTLHRSDQNKSPNPRWSLICCYNTRHNNPYKPSHHPSYEKLEKVSDSALKEMGTKLFSDSTEFWNPGIDKTVAGGKR, from the coding sequence ATGGAAAGTTTGGTGATCAAACTGGTGCTGACCCTGAACGGGTCGAGGCCGCCCGGCAAAGGCATGGATCTGGTTTATGTCGAAATGAGTCCGGGCGATGTCCTCTTCTTTCACTCAAATACATTGCACCGTTCCGACCAGAACAAATCTCCGAACCCGCGCTGGTCACTCATCTGTTGCTACAACACCAGGCACAACAATCCTTACAAGCCCAGCCATCATCCCTCCTACGAAAAATTGGAAAAGGTTTCTGATTCTGCGCTTAAGGAAATGGGAACCAAACTGTTTTCGGACAGTACGGAGTTCTGGAATCCGGGGATCGACAAAACCGTCGCTGGCGGAAAGCGATAA
- a CDS encoding ABC transporter permease — protein sequence MDNTPTQKPNSLRRYLGIYGALWKNSVAREMSFKSNFLLWIFVEILWFGLQLSFIGVIYLHTDHIASWTKWEVVLLIGASQFIQQLFQSFFLVNCTQLSELVRTGKLDFLLLLPVNTRFIISLRQVDLGAYVNAASAVLVMAFAAAKLHLSPSAGQIIGFLVLCVAGILIHYSLMFLLATISFWTVRAQGIVWGYYNLFNIARMPDEAFRGLFRAVFTFAIPMLLISNVPVRLLADKLSSPLPILTLIAMSVVCLLVSEWGWRTSLRRYTSASS from the coding sequence ATGGACAACACTCCTACTCAGAAACCAAACTCCCTGCGCCGCTATCTCGGCATTTACGGGGCTTTATGGAAAAACTCTGTTGCCCGGGAAATGAGTTTCAAATCCAACTTTCTGCTGTGGATTTTCGTTGAGATTCTTTGGTTTGGCCTGCAACTGAGCTTCATCGGCGTTATCTATTTGCACACGGATCACATTGCTTCGTGGACGAAATGGGAAGTGGTGCTGCTCATTGGAGCCAGCCAATTCATTCAACAGCTTTTCCAATCCTTTTTCCTCGTTAATTGCACCCAGCTTTCCGAACTCGTGCGCACCGGCAAGCTCGACTTCCTCCTGCTTCTGCCGGTAAACACCCGCTTCATCATTTCCCTGCGTCAGGTCGATCTGGGCGCTTATGTCAATGCCGCTTCAGCCGTTCTGGTAATGGCTTTCGCCGCAGCCAAACTTCACCTCTCGCCTTCGGCAGGCCAAATCATCGGCTTCCTCGTGCTCTGCGTGGCCGGCATACTGATCCATTACTCACTCATGTTTCTGCTCGCAACCATCAGTTTTTGGACCGTGCGCGCCCAGGGAATTGTTTGGGGTTACTACAATCTATTCAATATTGCACGCATGCCAGATGAAGCATTTCGTGGGCTCTTCCGGGCCGTCTTCACTTTTGCAATACCGATGCTTCTCATCTCCAACGTCCCAGTCAGGCTGCTGGCCGATAAACTAAGTTCTCCGTTGCCGATTCTCACACTCATCGCCATGAGTGTTGTCTGTTTGCTCGTTTCCGAATGGGGTTGGCGGACGTCACTACGCAGATATACCAGCGCCAGTTCGTGA
- a CDS encoding ABC transporter permease yields MKKYWHVINIGIQNNLTYRVNFLFRILFGFIPLLATIYLWRAIYSGKSSGASVADYSLAGMTSYYLLVTIVDALTAVSEDDWQIASDIKDGNISQFLLKPIDYMVYRLCLFFSSRIIYLAVAIIPLAIFIFSFRRYFVLPQDPATLGLFLLSVIMTALLQFFMSYAMAMLAFWVLEVSTFIFILFAFEYIASGHLFPLNILPPTLERVLHFTPFPYQMFFPISIYMGKTTGNAVVQGLVIQAAWVFVAYLMARFAWNRGLRKYAAVGG; encoded by the coding sequence GTGAAGAAATATTGGCATGTCATCAACATCGGAATTCAGAATAATTTGACATACCGCGTCAATTTTCTCTTCCGCATCCTTTTTGGTTTTATCCCTTTACTGGCGACCATATACCTTTGGAGGGCAATTTATTCCGGGAAATCCTCCGGGGCAAGTGTGGCAGATTACTCACTTGCAGGCATGACCTCCTATTACCTGCTGGTAACCATCGTCGATGCCCTGACCGCGGTAAGTGAAGATGACTGGCAAATCGCCTCAGATATCAAGGACGGTAACATAAGCCAGTTCCTGCTCAAACCGATAGATTACATGGTCTACCGACTTTGTTTATTCTTCTCGAGTCGGATCATCTATCTTGCGGTTGCCATTATTCCGCTCGCGATTTTTATTTTTTCCTTTCGCCGTTACTTTGTACTGCCACAGGACCCGGCGACCCTGGGGTTATTCCTGCTCTCCGTAATCATGACTGCTTTGCTTCAATTCTTCATGTCTTACGCCATGGCGATGCTGGCTTTCTGGGTGCTTGAGGTTTCCACCTTCATCTTTATCCTCTTCGCATTCGAGTATATTGCGAGCGGACATCTATTCCCATTGAATATCCTGCCGCCAACGTTGGAGAGAGTGCTCCATTTCACCCCTTTTCCATACCAGATGTTTTTTCCCATCAGTATCTACATGGGTAAAACTACTGGAAATGCGGTGGTGCAGGGGCTTGTAATTCAAGCAGCGTGGGTATTTGTTGCCTACTTGATGGCCCGATTCGCCTGGAACCGTGGACTTAGAAAATACGCCGCCGTTGGAGGATGA